One window from the genome of Salmo salar chromosome ssa25, Ssal_v3.1, whole genome shotgun sequence encodes:
- the LOC106586280 gene encoding glycophorin-C isoform X2 encodes MTQPMPTSLSEAADIITPVDCDVDDGYFDAILGAVIAAVVLVLLCLAVVVIRYMYRHKGTYHTNEAKGTEFAETADAALRGDPALQDAMDESKKEYFI; translated from the exons GTCTGAGTGAAGCAGCAGACATAATAACCCCTGTTG ATTGCGACGTGGATGATGGATACTTTGATGCCATACTAGGAG CTGTCATTGCTGCTGTGGTCCTGGTGCTTCTTTGCTTGGCAGTGGTAGTGATTCGCTACATGTACCGGCACAAAGGCACCTACCACACCAATGAGGCCAAGGGCACTGAGTTTGCCGAAACAGCGGATGCGGCACTTCGAGGCGACCCGGCTCTGCAGGATGCCATGGACGAGAGCAAGAAGGAGTACTTCATCTGA